The sequence GACCCGCGGGTGAGCGGGCGCGGCGCGGCGCTGCTGCGCCAGGCGGGCCTCGCGGTTACCGGCCGCGTGGAGGAGCGGGAGGCCGCGCGCGGCCATATCGGCCACGTCACCCGCGTCACCAGGGGCCGCCCCGCGGTGCTTCTCAAGCTCGCCCGCACGGCGGACGGCTACGCGGCGGCGGCTTCCAACGAGCGGCTCCGGATCACCGGCGCGCTGGCCAATGCCCGCGTCCACCTGATGCGGGCGCATGCGGACGCGATCATGGTCGGGCTCGGCACCGTGGTCGCCGACGACCCGCGGCTGACGACGCGGCTGCCGGGGCTCGAGCATCGCTCCCCGGTGCGGGTCGTCGTCGATTCGAACCTCGCCCTGCCCATCGACGCGCAGGTCGTCCAGAGCGCCGGCGCGCCGCCGACCTGGATCCTCACCACCGTGGATGCGCCGGTCGAGACCGAGCGCCGGCTGGTCGCCGCGGGCTGCGAGGTGATGCGTGTCGGCGCCGACGCGAACGGCCGCGTGCGGCTCGACGAGGGCCTCCGGCTGATCGCGGCGCGCGGCGTCACGCGGGTGTTCTGCGAGGGCGGGCCGGCGCTGGCGGAGGGGCTCGCCGCCGCCGATCTCGTCGATGCGCTCGCCATCGCCACCGGCCCGCGCCGGCTCGACGCGGCGGGTCTCGCGGCGGTCGGCCCGGCGCTGGCGCGCCACATCGAGACGCGCCTGACCCTCCACGCGGAGGAGCCCGCGGGTGAGGACCTGTTCCAGTTCTACGAGAGAGCGTGATCCCATGTTCACCGGCATCGTCACCGCCATCGGCCGCATCGTCGCGGCGCAGGACCGCGCCGACCAGCGCCGGCTGACCATCGCCTGCCCCTACGACCCGGACACGGTCGCCATCGGCGCCTCGATCGCCTGCTCGGGCCCGTGCCTGACGGTGGTCGAGAAGGGCGGGATCGCCGGCGACATGTGGTTCTCGGTCGACGCGGCGGCCGAGACGCTGGCGCGCACCACCGTCGGGAGCTGGGGGGAGGGGACCCGGGTCAACCTCGAGCGCTCCCTCAAGATCGGCGACGAGCTCGGCGGGCACATCGTCTCGGGCCATGTCGACGGCATGGCCGAGATCGTGGCGCGCACCGAGGTGACGCCGGAGGAGACCGGCTGGGGCGCCACCGCCCGCTTCGACCTGCGCGCGCCTGCCGGGTTCTCCCGCTTCGTCGCCGAGAAGGGCTCTGTCGCGCTCGACGGCTGCTCGCTGACGGTGAACTCCGTCGACGGCGACGTCTTCTCCGTGCTGCTCATCCCGCACACGCTGGAGGTGACGACCTTCGGCGCGCGTCGGGCCGGCGACCTCGTGAATTTCGAGGTCGACCTGATGGCGCGCTACGCGGCGCGACTGATGGAGGCGCGGTGAGAAATGACGGCGCGGGCGTCATCCCCGGCCGGAGCGCCGAAGGCGCGCAGGGGAAGGGGACCCAGCAAGAAGAGTGCGCCGAAGGCGCCCCTTCTGCCGCCGTCCAGGCGGCTGGTCGCCGCCGCAAGGAGCGCCTGCGGCGCGATTCTCTGCGCTGGGTCCCCTTCCCCTCCGCCGCTGCGCGGCTCCGGCCGGGGATGACGGTGGTCGCCCGCGCGCTCTCGCCTCGCCACGCCGCACTTGCCTCCGGGCCCCGCGCCCCTTAACTGAAGCGCCCGACATCCGATCCCTGCGAGACACGCCTTTCATGGTCGCCACCCACGCCCAGAGCCGCCCGGTCGAACCCTTGCCCGGGGCGCGCGTCCTCGTCGTCGAGGCGCGCTACTACGACGGCCTCGCCGACGCGCTGCTGGAGGGCGTGCGGGCCGTGTGCGCGGAGGCGCAGGTCGCGGTCGACGTGCTCACCGTGGACGGGGCGCTGGAGATCCCCGCCTGCGTGGCGATCGCGCTGGACGCCGCCGCGGCGGCGGGGCGTCCCTACGAGGCGGCGGTGACGCTCGGTTGCGTGATCCGCGGCGAGACGGCGCATTTCGAGATCGTCGCCTTCGAGAGCGCCCGCGCGCTGATGGACCTCTCGGTGGCCCGCAAGATCCCGCTCGGCAACGGCATCCTCACGGTCGAGACCGAGGCGCAGGCCTGGGCCCGCGCCAAGGTGTCGGAGATGGACAAGGGCGGGGGCGCGGCGCGGGCCGCGCTCGGCCTCGCGGCCATCGCGGGCCGCCTGCGCGGGGAGGCCTGATCCCATGGCGAGCCCCAAGCCCAACCGCGCCGCCGCCCGCGCCGCCGCCCGCCTCGCCGCCGTGCAGGCGCTCTACCAGATGGACGTCGCCGGCAAGGGCGTGATCGACGCGCTCGCCGAGTTCGAGGCCTTCTGGATCGGCCGCGAGGTCGAGGGCGTCGAGGGCGCCCCCTCCGACCTCGATTTTTTCCGCGACATCCTCCAGGGCGTCGTGCGCGAGCAGCGCGCCATCGACGTGAAGGTCGACGCCGCGCTCGCCGAGAAGTGGCCCCTGAAGCGCGTCGAAGCGGTGCTGCGCGCCATCCTGCGCGCCGGCGGCTACGAGCTGATGTACCGCAAGGACGTGCCGGCCCGCGTCGCCATCACCGAATACGTCGACGTCGCCCACGCCTTCTACGGCGAGGACGAGCCGGGCATGGTGAACGCGGTGCTCGACGCGGTGGCGCACGAGGTGCGGGCGGAGGAGTTCGCCAAGGGGCGTTAGGGGGGCGTTAGGGGGGCGCACCGCTGTCATCCCGGACGCCGAAGGCGATCCGGGACCCATATGTGGACGGCCCCTGGTCTGCAAGAGGGTCGAGCCGGCTCATCGAGATCGCCTGCACCCATATGTCCGACCTGTTCGCGCGGCCCGAGGGCCGCTGGCCAAGATGGGTTACGCTTGATCGGGCGCCGAACATACCCGCGATTTCATCGCGCCATTGGGTCCCGCGGCTTGGCCCGATCATCGACGTGTCGATGGTCCACCTCTCGTTCCTGCAGGTCACGCCCTCGCTTGTCGGCCCCGGAGGGCACGGCGGGCGGCGGGCGTCTCGGGCGCGCCGGGGCGGCCGCAGGTGCGGCCGGCCGGCGCGAAACGGGGTGCGGCGGCGCTCACGCCGCGGCCTCCAGCGGCTCGAGGGCCGGGCCGTGATCGCGGTCGAAGCGCGCGCCGGAGGCGAGGAGCTTCCACAGGATCCGCGCCACCCGGTTGGCCAGCGCGACCGCGACCTCCTTGAACTTCTTCTTGGGCAGGAGCCGCGCCGCCCAGGCGACGAGCCGCCCGCCGCCGCAGGCCTCCTCGCCGCGGCGCTTCACCTGCTGGAGCAGCGCCGTCGCCGCGCAGACGAGATCGGCCCTGAGCGCCATGTCGCCCGCGCGGGTGATGGCGCCGAGGCGCTGCCTGTTGGCGGTGGTGTGGTCGCGCGGAGTGAGCCCGAGCCAGCCGGCGAAGGCGCGTCCCGAGCGGAAGCGCCGCGGATCGCCCACCGCCACCATCGTGCGCCAGGCCACGACCGGGCCGACGCAGGGCACCTCCATCAGCCGGCGGCAGGCCTCGCTCGCCCGCGCCGCCTTCACGAGCGCGGCCTCCGCGGCCGCGACCCGCGGGCCGAGGCGCTCCCATTCGTCGGCGAGATCCTCGAAGACGAGCCGCGCGTGCGTCGGCAGGTCCGTGCGGGCGAGGATCTCGCCGAGGATCGTGGGGATGTATCGGGCGCCCTGCGGAGCCACGATCCCGAGCTCGGCGGCGTAGCCGCGAACGCGGTTGCCGATCTCGGTTCGGCGCGCCTGGAGCGCCCGCCGGTGGTCGACGAGCATGGCGGCCGCCTGCTGCGCCTCGCTCTTGATCGGCACGAAGGTCGTGTCCGGCTCCCGCACGGCCCGGCAGATCGCCCGGGCGTCGGCGGCGTCGTTCTTGTTGCGCCCGACGAAGGGCTTGGCGAGCTGGGGCGGCACGATGCGCGCGTCGTGGCCCATGGCGACGAGCTCGCGCGCGAGAAGGTGCGCGCCCCGGCACGCCTCGATCCCGATCAGCGTCGGCGCAAGCGCCGAAAGCTTCTTCTTCATCCGCGCCGGCGTCCCGCTCTCGCGCCAGACCTCCCGGCCCGACGCGTCCGCGCCGGACACCGCGAAATGAGCCTTGGACGTGTCGATGCCGATCGCGCTAAACTCCTTCATGGACGGTCCCTCCCTCAGATCGAGCTGCAGATACTCCATCTTGGCACACAGATGCCGCCGGGTGGGGCCGTCCACACCAACATACGCTCCGGAGCCATGAGGAGCGGCGCGCCAGCGCCGCGTCGTGACACGCCTGCATCCTTGTCGAGGGACGCGCGCGCTGCCGCGCACGCTGAGACAAACGTCGGCGGTTCTGGGCCCCGGGCCCGCTTCGCGACCCGGGGTGACAGCGCGTGCGGCAGGCGCTCACCCGTCGGCGCTGTTGTCCTCCAGTCCGACTCCGATCGACCTCTCCTTCGGGGAGGTGTCGGACGCGCTTGTCGCCACCGCCCGATGCAGCGCGCGGCCGGCATCTCCCCGCAGGGGAGGTGGGCCGCGCGAGCGGCCCGGAGGGGCGGTGCCCCCCGTCTCTCACCCCTCGATCGTCTCCCACGCCAGCGCGCCCACGTAGCGGCGCACGGTCCTCCCCTCGTCGGCGAGCTGGAAGAGATGGAGCCAGCCATTGTCGACGAGGTGGCGCACGCTCTCATGCTTCGAGATGATCTTGTTCATCTCCTCGATCGGCGCCTCGATGAAGACGTTGAGGCGCAGCGGCTCGTGGACGAGGCGCTCGCCGTCGGAGACGGATTGCAGGGGCAGGCCGACCTTCAGGTCGCCGGCATTGCCCTCCAGCACGCCGAGGCCGCCGACGACGTTGTGCAGGACCTTGTTGCCGGAGCCGAAGGCCGCATTGTCGACCGACGAGCCGTAGTACTGCAGGCTGATCCAGGAGGCGACGACCATCGGGGCGGTCATGATCAGCTCGAGGATGCCGAAGCCCTCGTCCGCCTCCCATTCGTAATCGTGCAGGAAGGAGCGCCCGCCGAGGTCGACGCCGCGGGTGCGCGCCCGCGGGGCGGCGACGAAGGCGGCGCAGCCGGCGAGGCCCCATTCGGGCCGCACCTGCGACCAGTCGTTGGCGCGCGCCAGCACCTGTCCGTCGACGTTCGCCCCCGGCGCGTCGAGGGCGAGCAGCGCCGAGCGCTCGAGGCGGGTCAGCGCGCCGGCCTGGGCGAGCCAGGCCTTCAGCCGGGCGAGGTCGCCCGCATGGCTCTGCGGCAGGATCTCGGTGTCGTAGAGATGCACCTCGTCGGTGGTGGTGTCGTGCAGGGCCGGGACGAACCAGGTGTCGTCCGGCAGGCCCATGCCCGCCTCCTTCAGCCCCTCGCGGACGGCGGGGTCGTTGAGGATGGCGGTGGTGACCCGCGCGTTGGCCTCGCCCGTGTGGCCGCCGCAGGCGCCGCAATCGAGGCCGGACGCGTGCGGGTTGTTGACCGTGGTCGAGCCGTGGCCGGCGAGCATGATCAGCCGGCCGTAGGGGCCCGTCATCGACATGGCCTTGAGCACGACCTGCGCCGTGGCGATGCGCTGCTCCACATCGATGCCGGCGAGCCGGCCGTCGATCTCGCTCCCAGCGAGCGTCGGCGCGAGGCGCTTCGCGACGTCGGCGTCGAGCCCGTCCACCGCCGGATGCGTCACCGGCCGAGTCTTGCCGAGCGTGTCGCCGACGAGCTTGCCGGCGAAGAGCAGGCCCGCCGCCTCGACGTAGGCGAAGGAGGAGACGGCCGATTGCTTGAAGGTCTTCCAGGACTTGGCGGCCTCCTTGCGGAGCTTGCGCAGGCCGGCGACCTCCTCCTGCTCCTGCGCGCCGGCGTCCTTCACCTCCTCGCAGACGACGAAGGCGGGCTTGAGCAGGACCGGGCACTGCGCGCCGCCCCGGCGCCGGCCGAGCGGCACGTACTCGATCGGCAGGCCGAAGAAGCCGGCGAAGCCGATGGTCTGTACGCCGGGCGCCACCGTCTCCAGCGCGCGCCGGAAGACCTCCGAGCGCACGTCGATGCAGAAGGCGGCCTGGGCCGCGGGCCGCTCGGCCTCGGCCGGCGCGGCGTCGGCCGCCCGGTTGGCCTCGACCACCCGCGAAACGAGGCCGCGCCGATGGGCGATCTCGGCGGCGTCCTGCAGGATGGCGTCGACGAGCCGCTCTGGATCGAGCGTCCGGGGAGCGCTCATCTTCGTCAGCGCGGCGTCGAAGGTCGCCTTCGCCTGCGGCGTCACCGCGAGGAGCGCCGCGTCGTAGGAGAGGCGCACCGCGAGGAGCTCCTTGAGGACGGGATCGCTCCCGCCGTCGAGCTCGGCGTTCCAGACGAGGTAGCGGGCGTAGGAGGCCCAGCCGTTGATGGTGACGAGCGCCCGGTACAGGTAGTCCGCCCAGGCGGCCTCCGGCACGCCGAGATCGGCGATCGCCGTGGCGATGGCGGCGTCCGCGTCCTCGGGCAGCAGCGCCAGCGCCTTGCGGAAGCCGGCAAAGCCCATCACCTCGGGCGTCAGGTCGAAGGCGGCCTGCGCCCGCCAGGCGTCGTAGAGGCCCTTGCCCCGCACGGGCGCTCGCCAGAGCGCCTGGCCCTCGTCGAAATAGCGGGCGCAGAACTTCGAGATCTCCTCGACCACGAGCGCGGCGGCGCCGGTCGCCGGATCGCGGCCGGTGGCGACGTCGATCGCCTCGGCGGCGGTCATGGCGAGCGGGCAGAAGGGCCCGTCCTCGGCCATCTTCGTCTTCAAGGCGCCGAGATCGGCGGGCGCCCCTTTCCCGGCGCCGTGGAGCGCCTGGGCGAGGTCGGCGTCGGTGATCTCGCCGGCGGCGTGCTTCGCCGCGTAGGAGGACCGCGGCAGGGTCAGCCGTGCGCCGGAGATGCGGGCGAGGGTCGAGGCGGCCTCGGCGAAGCTCTGGTCGATCAGGCCGAGATAGGGGTTGACCGCCACGAAGTGCTTGAGCGGCCAGAGCGGCGCGATCCGGCCGCAGGCCGTCGCGACCTCGCTCTCGAGGCTCGCGAGCGACGCGGCCGCCTCGCGGGCGCCCACGCTCTCGGCGCGGGCGAGCGCGGCCTGATCCATGGTGAGCTCGGCGGGAGTCTTCTTGGTCATCACGAGAACCTCCGGATCAGGACTTCTTCACCGTGACCGGCGCGAGCCGGGCGGCGAGGCGGGTGGCGTAGGCGTTCACGTAGAAGCCGTTGGCGATGTGGACGTAGAGGGCGGCGAAGGGCCGGTGCTTCGCGAGGGCGGGGGCGAAGGTCTGGATCGCGAGCGCCGCGGCGAACGAGACCACGACGAGGCCGACCACGAAGCCGTCGAAGGCGCTCTCGAGCGTCAGGCTCGGGGCCACCGCGCCGGCGAGCAGCCAGGCGGCGGCGGCCTGGAGCGCGTAGTAGGCGACCACCACGACCCCGGCGAGCGCCGCCGCCGAGCCGAGCGCCTTCACCGCGGTCTCCTGAGACAGCACCGTCGCGAGGTAATGGGCGACGCCGAGCGCCACGACCGCGGCGAGCGCGAAGGCGCCCGGATTGTCGAGAATGCTCGCGCCGAACACCGCCCCGACCGCGAGGGTGAGCGCCACCGAGGCGGCCAGCGTCGCGCCGTAGATCGCCGGGTTCGGCATCTTCGCCTCCTCCGGCGGCAGCGCGGCGCGGATGGTCTCGACCGCCGAGCCCGAGGAGAGGAAGGCGTGGGCCTTGTAGAGGGCGTGCGCCACGATGTGCAGCGCCGCCGCCGAGAAGGCGCCGAGCCCGCACTGGAGCAGCATGAAGCCCATCTGCCCGATGGTGGAATAGGCGAGCGCCACCTTCACGCTCGGCGCCGTCAGCATCACCAGCGAGCCGAACAGCGCCGTGAAGCCGCCGACGATCGCGAGCACGTCCATGGAGGGCGCCGAGAGGACGACGAGCGGCGAGAGCCGCACGATCAGGAAGCCGCCGCGATTGATGATGCCGGCGTGGAGCAGGGCGGAGACCGGGGTCGGCGTCTCCATCACCTCGCCGAGCCAGCCGTGGACCGGGAACTGGGCCGACTTCACCAGCGCCGCGAGCACGATCAGGAGGACCGCGACGTGCACGGCCCAAGGCGTCTCGCCGGCCTCGGCCATGGCGGTGGCCTCGGCGAGGAGGACCGGGATCTCGAGCGTACCGAAGACGCCGAGCACGAGCGCGGAGGCGACGATCAGCGCCGCGTCGCCGACGCGGCTCGCGATCCCCTTCTTGCGCGCCGCGAGCACGGCGTACGGCCGATCCTTGTAGAAGACGAGGAGCTGATGCAGGCCGAGGCTCGTCGCGATCCAGGCGAGGACGAGATGGAAGAGGTTGCCCGAGGCCATCAGCACCAGCGCGGCGGCGATGGTGAGCGACAGCAGCTTGATGAAGCGGCCGTGGTGCGGGTCCCCGTCGAGATAGTTCTTCGAGTAGGCGACCACGATGGCGCCGACGAAGGAGACGAGCACCAGCATCAGGGCCGAGAACGCGTCCGCGTAGAGCGCGAGGCCGACCCCGCCGACGCCCAGCGTCCCGGTGTAGAGCGGCCCCGCCGCGATCACCGCGAGGCCCGTCGCCACGCTCGCGCCGAGCGCCACCAGCGCCGCGAGGCGGGCGTAGCGCGCCATGGCGCGCGGCTCGGCGTTCGCGCGGGAGGTCGGGATCAGCCCGACCACGAGGAGGGCGGCTGGGCCGAGGGCGGCGAGCCAGGCGAGCAGGGCCGACATAAGGGATTCTCCGGATTAGCACGTCTCCGAATCGGATATAGGCGTCCACGTTGCTTCTGAAAAATTCAAACTTTGCAAGACATCGTTCGCTCTGGTAGAACGATCCCATGGCCACGCTGAACTACCATCACCTGCGCTATTTCTGGACCATCGCCCACGAGGGCGGGCTCACCAAGGCCGCGCGGCGGCTCAACGTCTCGCAATCGGCGCTCTCCGTTCAGCTGCGATCGCTGGAGGAGCAGCTCGGCCACGACCTGTTCACCCGCGAGGGCAAGCGGCTCGAGCTCACCGAGGCCGGGCGGATCGCGCTCGACTACGCCGACAGCGTGTTCAAGACCGGCGAGGAGCTGGTCTCGACCCTGCGCGAGCGCCCTGGCGCGACTCGCCGGGCGCTCAGGGTCGGCGCCATCGCGACGCTCTCGCGCAACTTCCAGCTCGCGCTGCTCCGCCCGCTGATCGGCCGGCCGGACGTCGACCTCGTCCTGCGCTCGGGGACGCTGCGCGAGCTCCTGGGCCTCCTCGACGCGCACGAGCTCGACCTCGTGCTGGCCAACGCGCCCGCCCCGCGCGATGCGGCCGCGCCGCGCGAGAGCCGGCTCCTCGACGAGCAGCCGGTCTCCATCGTCGGCCGGCCCGTTGCGGGGAACGGGGCGCTGCGCGTGCCGGAGGATCTCGACGGCGCGCCGATGGTGCTGCCGTCCGCCGAGAGCGAGCTGCGCCTGGCCTTCGACCGCCTCTGCGACGCCGCCCGCGTGCGCCCCTCGATCCTCGCCGAGGTCGACGACATGGCCATGCTGCGCCTCCTCGCCCGGGAGAGCGACGGCCTGACCCTCGTCCCGCCCATCGTGGTGCGCGACGAGCTGGCGAGCGGGGTCCTGGTCGAGCGCGCGCGCGTGCCGCTGCTCTCGGAGAGCTTCTACGCGATCACGCTGCGGCGGCGGTTCCCGAACCCGCTGGTGGGGGAGCTGCTGGGATGAGGGGAGGGCGTTTCGGCCCGCTATCCCCGCAATTCCCACAGGCCCGTCCCCAGCCCCGCGCCCGCGACCGCGCGGCCGCGTCTGCGGCCTTGCGTCGGCCCGCGGGCGCGGCTATCGCAACCCTCCGACATCGCCCGCGCGAGAGCCGCAGCCCGGCCGCGCCGTTCATCTCGAGAAGGATCGCCACCATGGTCGCAGACGTCGCCGATTCCGGGGTCGCCGCCGACGAGCTCCGCCAGTTCATCGAGCGCATCGAGCGGCTGGAGGAGGAGAAGGCCGGCATCCAGTCGGACATCAAGGACGTCTTCGCCGAGCTGAAGGGTCGCGGCTTCGACGCCAAGGCCGTGCGCCAGATCCTCAAGATCCGCAAGAAGGACGCCTCCGAGCGCCAGGAGGAGGAGGCGATCCTCGAGCTCTACATGCAGGCGCTCGGCATGGCGTGAGGCGCGCCGGCGCGGGACGGCGGGCTTGCCGGGCAGGCGCGCTTCGTTTACGCTCCGTTCTCATGACGACACGCGCCGGCAGCGCCGATCTCCCCCTCCACGGCGGCCGCGTGCCGCATTGGCTCGGCGCGCGCATGTCGGCGCTGGGCGCCGTGATGGCCGAGGCGATCGTGCTGGAATACGGGCGCGACGAGTTCCTGCGCCGTCTCGCCCATCCGTTCTGGTTCCAGAGCTTCGGCGCCGTCATCGGCATGGACTGGCACTCGTCGGGCATCACGACGAGCGTGATCGGCGCCTTGAAGCGCGGGCTCGGGCCGAAGGCGCGCGAGCTCGGCATCCATGTCTGCGGCGGGCGCGGGCGGCATTCGCGGGCGACGCCGGCGGAGCTCCTCGCGGTCGCCGAGCGCACCGGGCTCGACGGCGATGCCCTCGCCAGGGCGAGCCGGCTCGTCGCCAAGGTCGATTCCGCGGCGGTGCAGGACGGGTTCGAGCTCTATCTCCACGGCTTCGTCGTCACCGACGACGGCCGATGGACGGTGATCCAGCAGGGCATGAACGGCGAGCGGCGGCAGGCGCGCCGCTACCATTGGCTCTCGGAGGGGCTGGAGAGCTTCGTCGACAGCCCGCACGCCGCCGTCGAGGGACGGGGGCAGGGCACGATCGTCAACCTCGCCGACCGGCGCGCCGCCGCCTCGCGCACGGGGCAGGTCGCGCTCCTCGCCGAGCTCGGGCCGGACCGGATCGTCGCCGAGGCGCTGAAGCTGGACGGCGGTGGCGCGGGCCAGCCCGCCCCGACGCCCGAGCCCCAGCCCGCGCAGCCGCTCCTGCCGCATCTCGTCATGCCGCGCCACGAAGAGGTGCGTCCCGAGACCGTGGTCGCCCGCAGGCTCCACGGCGCCCTCGCCGCCGCGGCCGAGCGCGGGCCGGTCGACTTCCCCGATCTCCTGATGACGCCCGGCGTCGGCGCGCGCACCGTGCTCTCGCTGGCGATGGTGGCCGAGGTGCTGCACGGCGCGCCCTGCCGCTTCAGCGATCCCGCCCGCTTCTCGCTGGCCCATGGCGGCAAGGACCGCCATCCCTATCCGGTGCCCACCGCCGTCTACGACCGCACCATCGCCGTGATGAAATCCGCATTGCGCAAGGCGCGGCTCGGCGAGGCGGAGGAACTCGCGGCGCTCCGCCGCCTCGACGACCAGGCCCGCCGGCTCGAGGCCGTGGCGGAGGGTCCGTCGGTGGACGCGTTCATGGCGCGGGAGCGGCGGATGTCGCCGGCATGTGGCGGGCGCAGCGTGTTCGGGTGGGAGAAGGGGGAGAGCGACGTGGCCGGGCCCGCGGCCTGAGGGCGCGCCAACCATCCGGCGGCGCGAGGCGTTCCTCCGTCTGATCATCCAGACAGGAGCCCCCGATGCCCGCCACCACCCCCGCCCCCGACGACAAGGTCCTCCTCGTCACCGGCGCCTCCTCCGGCATCGGCGCCGCGACCGCGCGCGCTGCGGCGGGGGAGGGGTGGCGCGTGGCGCTGGCGGCGCGCTCGGTGGAGAAGCTCGAGGCTCTCGTCTCGGAGATCGGGGCGGATCGCGCCGCCGCCTTTCCCTGCGACGTGACGGACTATGCCGACCAGGAGCGCATGGCCGCCGCGGTCGTGGAGCGCTTCGGCCGGATCGACGCCGTCTTCGCCAATGCCGGCACGGGAGGCGCGCCCGGCGGCTTCTCCGGCGCGCCGCCGGAGAGCTGGCGCAAGCTGGTCGACGTCAATATCCTCGGCGTCGCCTACACGCTGCGCGCGACTTTGGCCCATCTGAAGGCGGCGCGCGGGCACGTGCTGATCACCGGCTCCGTCGCCGGGCGGCGGGTGCTGGCGGGCTCGATGTACGCCGCCTCGAAATGGGCGGTCACCGCCATCGGCTACAATCTGCGCGAGGAGCTGCGCGGCACGGGCGTGCGGGTGACCTTGATCGAGCCCGGCATGGTCGACACGGCGTTCTTCGACGAGCCGAAGCCGGATGCGCTCCGCCCGGAGGACGTCGCCCGCAGCGTCGTCTACGCGCTGGCCCAGCCGCCGGGCGTCGACGTGCACGAGCTGACCATCCTGCCGACGCCGCCGGTGGAGGAGGGGTGACCGTTCAGATGCCCGGCGCCGAGCCGGTGTCAGGCGAGTTTCCGTCGGCTCCGGCTTCGGAGGGGGACCCGGACGGCTGCCAGTTCGACTTGCCGCCATGCGCGATCTCGCGGCGGTCGCCACCGAAGGCGCGCGAGACGCTCCGATAGCCGGGCAGGGACTCCATGGCCAGGACGTCGGGGCTCTGGCTGAGCTGCCGCGTCTGCTCCGTGATCCTCATGATCACATCCCTGGCTACCCTCTGCATGGATTCCTCCGATAGTCCTCGGCAATATAGGCCGTACAAGAATTGAAGCAAGCTGAACGCGCATCGTAAAGACGCGTTCGACGTGCCCCGGGGTGCATGCGCCATCCGCGGCGAAGCGACGCAATCATGGGCGGCATGCCACGTCCTCTGCGCCCAGGACCCCGCCGAAGGCGCCGGGGTCCGGGAGGCAGACCGGCGCGTGATTTTCGTAGCGCCAGGCGACAGCCCTGTCGTCCTCTCTCCCGTCGAGCGTGACGTCCGACACGCGGACAGCCGAGAGGGTCAGCCTGACTGCATGTGCCCCGTAGGGGCAGGCTATCTCGATCGGTGCGCCCGCATCGTCGCGCCAAAGCGCTACCACCCGGTCGCTTCCGTTCGTCGATAGGCGACGAGACGTCCGGTGCTGCCTCGTCATCAGCGCACGGGAGGTCAGCGTCAGGACCGCGCTTCCCGGGTCTTCGGCGAGCACCGTTGCGTAACGCGCGGGCCAGCGCGCGCGCAGCTGAGGCGCGTCCATCAACAGCGCGAAGACGATGTTCGGGCCGACAGCCCGAAGCAGCTCCTGGCAAGGGTCGACGCGCGCGAGGTCCTCGCAGATCATCGCGCTGATGACGGTCCCGGGACGTACGACCGCGAAGTCGACGCGTCGGCTCAGCAGGTCGATGTTCTCCCACCAGAGACATGACGGGTCGAGAAAGCCTTCGAGCCCATACTCCAGGATCTGATAGCGATCGAGGCGCCAACGATGATGCTTCTCGCGCTGGGTGAGAAGGCCCGGATGCTTGGACTGACCCGATTTGTCCTGGAAGAGAGTCATCGAGACGAAATTGCCCGAGCGAATCTCTCCATTGTCGTCTTCGCTCTCGGACACCCCCGCGATCAGAAACTCGATTTCCGGAAGGCGCTTGATGAGTACATCGCGCAGGCGCTGATAGGTATCTGAATCGAGCGCGAGTTCAGGAAAAATGACTCCATGTATATTGCTGCATTCGTTCTTGGCCGCA comes from Salinarimonas sp. and encodes:
- a CDS encoding LysR family transcriptional regulator, with amino-acid sequence MATLNYHHLRYFWTIAHEGGLTKAARRLNVSQSALSVQLRSLEEQLGHDLFTREGKRLELTEAGRIALDYADSVFKTGEELVSTLRERPGATRRALRVGAIATLSRNFQLALLRPLIGRPDVDLVLRSGTLRELLGLLDAHELDLVLANAPAPRDAAAPRESRLLDEQPVSIVGRPVAGNGALRVPEDLDGAPMVLPSAESELRLAFDRLCDAARVRPSILAEVDDMAMLRLLARESDGLTLVPPIVVRDELASGVLVERARVPLLSESFYAITLRRRFPNPLVGELLG
- a CDS encoding DUF2312 domain-containing protein, encoding MVADVADSGVAADELRQFIERIERLEEEKAGIQSDIKDVFAELKGRGFDAKAVRQILKIRKKDASERQEEEAILELYMQALGMA
- a CDS encoding DUF763 domain-containing protein — protein: MTTRAGSADLPLHGGRVPHWLGARMSALGAVMAEAIVLEYGRDEFLRRLAHPFWFQSFGAVIGMDWHSSGITTSVIGALKRGLGPKARELGIHVCGGRGRHSRATPAELLAVAERTGLDGDALARASRLVAKVDSAAVQDGFELYLHGFVVTDDGRWTVIQQGMNGERRQARRYHWLSEGLESFVDSPHAAVEGRGQGTIVNLADRRAAASRTGQVALLAELGPDRIVAEALKLDGGGAGQPAPTPEPQPAQPLLPHLVMPRHEEVRPETVVARRLHGALAAAAERGPVDFPDLLMTPGVGARTVLSLAMVAEVLHGAPCRFSDPARFSLAHGGKDRHPYPVPTAVYDRTIAVMKSALRKARLGEAEELAALRRLDDQARRLEAVAEGPSVDAFMARERRMSPACGGRSVFGWEKGESDVAGPAA
- a CDS encoding SDR family oxidoreductase; the protein is MPATTPAPDDKVLLVTGASSGIGAATARAAAGEGWRVALAARSVEKLEALVSEIGADRAAAFPCDVTDYADQERMAAAVVERFGRIDAVFANAGTGGAPGGFSGAPPESWRKLVDVNILGVAYTLRATLAHLKAARGHVLITGSVAGRRVLAGSMYAASKWAVTAIGYNLREELRGTGVRVTLIEPGMVDTAFFDEPKPDALRPEDVARSVVYALAQPPGVDVHELTILPTPPVEEG
- a CDS encoding proton-conducting transporter membrane subunit, which gives rise to MSALLAWLAALGPAALLVVGLIPTSRANAEPRAMARYARLAALVALGASVATGLAVIAAGPLYTGTLGVGGVGLALYADAFSALMLVLVSFVGAIVVAYSKNYLDGDPHHGRFIKLLSLTIAAALVLMASGNLFHLVLAWIATSLGLHQLLVFYKDRPYAVLAARKKGIASRVGDAALIVASALVLGVFGTLEIPVLLAEATAMAEAGETPWAVHVAVLLIVLAALVKSAQFPVHGWLGEVMETPTPVSALLHAGIINRGGFLIVRLSPLVVLSAPSMDVLAIVGGFTALFGSLVMLTAPSVKVALAYSTIGQMGFMLLQCGLGAFSAAALHIVAHALYKAHAFLSSGSAVETIRAALPPEEAKMPNPAIYGATLAASVALTLAVGAVFGASILDNPGAFALAAVVALGVAHYLATVLSQETAVKALGSAAALAGVVVVAYYALQAAAAWLLAGAVAPSLTLESAFDGFVVGLVVVSFAAALAIQTFAPALAKHRPFAALYVHIANGFYVNAYATRLAARLAPVTVKKS